Genomic segment of Thauera sp. K11:
AGTCAGAACCGTCTCTCGGAGCTGGAAGCCCATCCCGAGCGCTTCACGCTCGACCGTCTCCTCGCCCTGGCGAGCCAGCTCGGCCTGGAACTTGTGCTCCAGGACAAGACGCCGCCCACCAATGAGAGCGAGTGGTAATGATGGGGCGCCCTGCCCACACCCGCGCTCTCAATGCGTGGACCAACGGCAGGCTGGTTGGCCAGTGGCGTTTGCCGGGGCGGGGACCGACCGAGTTCCAGTACGAGCCGGCCTGGATCGCCTCGCCCGAAGGGCGCCCCCTGTCTCTGTCGTTGCCCTTCACGCTGGACAATCTGCCCCTGCGCGGCGACGTTGTCCGCAACTACTTCGACAACCTTCTGCCCGACAGCGACCGCATCCGTGCGCGCCTGCAGTCGCGCTTTCGCACGGAAAGCACCGGAGCCTTCGATCTGCTGCAGGCCATCGGGCGCGACTGCGTGGGTGCCGTGCAACTGCTGCCCGATAACGTCGAACCCGACAGCGTGTTTCGCATCGACGTAGAGCCGCTCGACGACGCGGGCGTGGAACGGATCCTCAGGGGCACCGTGTCCCTGAGCGGCGTTCTCGGTCTGGCCGCGGTGGAGGAAGGCGAGTTCCGCATCTCGATTGCGGGTGCCCAGGAGAAGACCGCACTAACCTGGCATGCGGGTCAATGGTGCCGCCCCTGCGGCGCCACGCCCACCACTCACATCTTCAAGTTGCCGCTGGGTCTGGTCGGCAACCGTCAGGCGGACATGCGCACTTCGGTCGAAAACGAGTGGCTCTGCGCCCAACTCCTGGCCGGCTTTGGTCTGCCGGTTGCGCCTTGCAAGATCGAGCGCTTCGGTGACCAGAAAGTCCTGGTCGTGGAACGCTTCGACCGCCGGCTGGCGAGCGCCGGCGACTATTGGCTGCGCTTGCCCCAGGAGGACTTCTGCCAAGCCACCGGCACCCCCCCCGGGGCAAAGTACGAAGCCGATGGCGGCCCCGGCCTGATGGACATCGCGCGCATCCTGCAGAATTCGGAAACGCGCGAGGCCGATCTCCGGACGCTTCTGAAGGCGCAATTGCTCTTCTGGATGCTCGCGGCGACCGACGGCCATGCCAAGAACTTTTCGCTCTTCCTGCTCCCCGGCGGGCGCTACCGCCTGACACCGCTCTACGACGTGTTGTCGGCCTGGCCGGTCACCGGCACGGGCCCAAATCAACTCGATTACGAGAAGCTTCGCCTGGCCATGGCCGTGCGCGGCAAGAACACCCACTACAGGCTGCGCGACATCCAGCGCCGGCACTTCAACGATATGGCCCGCAAGTGTGGCCTCGGTGCCGACATGGAGCCCCTCATCGACGAACTGGTGTCCCGCACCCCCCGCGTGCTCGAGGCGGTGAGCCGGGCACT
This window contains:
- a CDS encoding helix-turn-helix domain-containing protein, translating into MLRLNSPQQTGQILVTRRKALSLSQAAVAASLGISQNRLSELEAHPERFTLDRLLALASQLGLELVLQDKTPPTNESEW
- a CDS encoding type II toxin-antitoxin system HipA family toxin, encoding MGRPAHTRALNAWTNGRLVGQWRLPGRGPTEFQYEPAWIASPEGRPLSLSLPFTLDNLPLRGDVVRNYFDNLLPDSDRIRARLQSRFRTESTGAFDLLQAIGRDCVGAVQLLPDNVEPDSVFRIDVEPLDDAGVERILRGTVSLSGVLGLAAVEEGEFRISIAGAQEKTALTWHAGQWCRPCGATPTTHIFKLPLGLVGNRQADMRTSVENEWLCAQLLAGFGLPVAPCKIERFGDQKVLVVERFDRRLASAGDYWLRLPQEDFCQATGTPPGAKYEADGGPGLMDIARILQNSETREADLRTLLKAQLLFWMLAATDGHAKNFSLFLLPGGRYRLTPLYDVLSAWPVTGTGPNQLDYEKLRLAMAVRGKNTHYRLRDIQRRHFNDMARKCGLGADMEPLIDELVSRTPRVLEAVSRALPPDFPPDVFDAVAAGLRSSAKRL